AGATTGGGTATTCAAAAGAAACCCTTAAGGAGATTAGTTCTTCTTTAAATATGGGTGAAAGACTAAGTTTTCTTTCTGAAAGCCAAATCCAAAAGATTATCAATTATCTTAAAAAAGATTATCCGGAAGTCTTCCGAAGACCGCAGACAAAAGATAATAGGAGACCTATACCTAAGTCTCAGATCTTCTCAATTCCATCGGTAGATCAAAAAGAACTAACAGAAATTCTCCTTTCTCAAATAAATAAAATTGCACCGTATAAAATTTCTTTGGAATCTATGGCTCAAAAAACCTTCAAAATCCCTTCCGAAAAACTCTCCTTTCATCAATATCAATCTCTCATTGAAGCTCTTAAATCAATGAAATCTCGATTCGAGAAAGAAACGAATCTTAGAAATTCTTCTCAACTTTGAATAAAAAAGGTTCTTAAAAGATCATTTTTGGATATTTTTTGATACTTTTCAGTCTCGTTTTAGATGCGTTTATAATGGTTCAGTAGTGGGTGGGGACACTGTCGGAGGAAGCGATGTATTTAGCGTATCTCTTGAGCAAGAAGGGAAGTTTTTTGGAGAGAGCCTTTTTTTGTAACTCGTTCAATTGGTTCCAGTAACATATCGGAATCAAAAGGGAATCCGAGCCGATCTCGCCTTCGTTCAAAGCGGATAGAATCTTTTTTTGGGAAGAAAGCAAAAGAATGTCCATATCTAAAGCGGTTCTTCGCTTTTGCACGAAAGGAACCGATTTGTAAAAAAAAGAAAATTTCTATTTTATTTCATATAAACCAAAAAAAGAAATCTCTCCAGATACAGGAAAACCGATTCTTTTTCAAAGTGAAGAATGAAAAAAAATTCGAATCAAGATGAACTATCGAATACTAAACATTCATTTTTATGAATAGTTTGGTTGGAGATTCGACTCGATTTCTATATTTCATTGAATGTTTTTAAACATCTATTGACCCTGAAAAACTGCTGGCCTTTTTTCCACAAACGAAGCGAGTCCTTCTTCCGCGTCTTTGGTTTCCATCAGGGCTAAAAGTTGAGGAAAAAGATCTTTGGCGGCTTTCGATTCACCGTGAATCACCGAATCCAGAGAGGATTTGAGAGTCGCATAAACACCGAGAGGAGCTTGGGCCGCTATCTTTTCGGCAAGTTGGATTCCTCTTTCGATAAGTTCGTTTTTTTCAACGACTTCTTGCACAAGTCCGATCCGAAGTGCTTCTTCCGATTCGAAAGTCTCTCCTGTGAGAATGTATTTCATTGCATTTCCCCAACCGCATTGCACGGGCCAACGCATCGTTCCTCCTCCGAACGGAAAAATTCCTCTTTGAACCTCGACTTGAGCGAATAACGTTCGTTTGGCGGCGATCCGGATTTCGCTCGCGAGCATGAGTTCGATTCCGAGCGTGATACACATCCCGTGTACGGCCACAACGACTGGTTTCGTTTTGGTTTTGCCCGTGGTTCCCCAGGGATTGACGCTTTCGGGAGGAAGAGGGAAACGTTTTTGTTTCTTTAAAAATTCCGCGACATTCTTCAAGTCCAAACCCAACGTGAAATGTTTTCCGTTTGCATAAACAAGTCCGACTCGAATATCCGAATCGGCTTCCAATTGATCGTATGCGCGACTGAGAGCGTAGAGCATATCAACGTTAAACGCGTTTCTTTCTTCAGGGCGATTGATGATGATATGTAAAACGTGTCCCTTTTTTTCGGAGAGAATGAGCTCTGATGACATATACAATTTCCTTGATAGATTCAATAGTCCGCCAAGGATTAAATAAAAATAGACTATTTAGTCTATCGTTTTTTAGTTTTTGATATCCGCTTGAAGTGAAAATAAAAACGCTCCCATTTTTGGAAGCGGCTTGTCGGGATGTTCCCAATGAATTTGTAAAATATGAAAGTAGTTACACGTTTAGGAATTAACCTTTTTTCTTGACTAAGATCTTTCTTTCGATTTCAAAAATCTTTTCGGGGAGTTTTTCTTTTCCATGTTTTTTCTTATCGTTTTCTTTTAGGAAAAGATCCTCGCCGAATTTATCGAAAGCGTCGTTCGCTTTGATATTTTTCAGACCGATGATTTGAAGATGAACCGCGCCGGTGGGAATCCCGAAATCGTTCCCTCGATCTTCGACGGACAGAATTCGGGTGATTGCGGTCACTGTGTCGCCGCTGAAGGAAGGTTGAGTATGATAACCTTCGGTGAATCCGAGATCCCAAATCATGTTTTCGGTGATGTCTCTGGAAGCCATTCCGCATAACCACGCGAAGACGAGACCGCCGTAGACGACAGGCTCTCCTCCCATCGGGCCTGAAATTCCGGAAGAATACAATTTATCATAGTGAAGCGGATGAGTGTTTCCGACTCTGTAAGTCCAAGGAAAATGTTCGTCCGTGATCGTTCTTCCATTTTGATGAATGTAAATCTGTCCCGGTTTAAAGTTTTCGAAGAATGTGTCTGGCCAGGTTGCGGATTTGAATTCGGTGGGAAATTTGAGAGAGGGAAGTTCGATCACAGGCGCGTCCGTTTCCGGAAAGAACGCTTCCTTGATCACCGGTTTCGGATTTCCTTTTGGTTTTCCGTTGGAACGATAAATCATGATTTTTCTTTCATATTGAAGGACCAATTCTTTCTTTTGATTCAGACAGATTGTGCGAACGCTTACGATTCCGGGTTTGTCCGTGCCTTTATCGTCCACTTTAAGGATTTTGGTTTTTGCGGAAAGAGTGTCTTCTGGATAAACTGGTTTTAGGAATTGAACGTTGTAGTAACCGAGATTTGCGAGTGCTTTTTCGGAATCATTTTGAACTCCAAGGGAGAGGGCGATATTAAAAACTTGAAGGGAAGAGACCAGCATATCTTGAAAGCCGTGTGCTTTTGCATAAGCCGCGGATAAAAACAGAGGGTTTGCGTCCATGAAAGTGGTTGCGAATTCTTGAGCGAATGCCCTATCGATTGTGATTTCTCTTGGATGTTCGAAAATTTCCCCTTCTGTGAATTCTTCCAGATATCTTCCGTAAATATTCCGTTTTACTTGATCTTTGGAAACCGCAGTGCTTGGAGCCAGCTCCGCAAAAGGTTTGTTTGGAACTTTGGTCATATGGGGCCTCTTATGTTTTCGATTTTTTCCAGTATTTTGTTTACTATCGTGCAGAAAAGTTTTTTCTTATCGAGCGCCCCATAGTAAGCGAGATAGCCGTAGATAGCGGAGCGTGATCGAAGGTTCTTCGCAAGGCGAAGATGAGCGCCCCATAGTAAGCGAGATAGCCGTAGATAGCGGAGCATTACCGAGCGCCTTTAGAAGCGAGGTTGAGTTAGTCGAAGGCTCTTGCAAGGCGAAGATGAGCGCCCCTTAGTAAGCGAGATAGCCGTAGATAGCGGAGCATTACCGAGCGCCTTTAGAAGCGAGGTTGAGTTAGTCGAAGGCTCTTCGCAAGGCGAAGATGAGCGCCCCTTAGTAAGCGAGATAGCCGTAGATAGCGGAGCGTGATCGAAGGTTCTTCGCAAGGCGAAGATGAGCGCCCCTTAGTAAGCGAGATAGCCGTAGATAGCGGAGCATTACCGAGCGCCCTTAGAAGCGAGGTTGAGTTAGTCGAAGGTTCTTCGCAAGGCGAAGATGAGCGCCCCTTAGTAAGCGAGATAGCCGTAGATAGCGGAGCATTACCGAGCGCCTTTAGAAGCGAGGTTGAGTTAGTCGAAGGTTCTTCGCAAGGCGAAGATGAGCGCCCCTTAGTAAGCGAGATAGCCGTAGATAGCGGAGCATTACCGAGCGCCTTTAGAAGCGAGGTTGAGTTAGTCGAAGGCTCTTCGCAAGGCGATTGTTTCATTTTTCCGAAAAAAATAAGTCGAGCTCTTCTCTGCTTCCGGTCCGGAGTTCTACGGAGTCTAATTGTTTCTTGGGGAGTTCGGGGTTCGAATCCTTTTCCGAAAACATATGATTCCAGGTGTTGATAAACAGAACGTTTTTTTGATTTTCTCTCATGAGTTGTTCCGATTTCAAAACGGAATCAAAATGATACACCGGGTCTTCGGCGAATTTTTGTTTTCCCGAATAGACGTTTTTAAGATGAACCGTCGATAGTTCTCCCGATTTTGAAAATTGAAGACGAATTGTTTCAATGTCTTTATGTCTGCCGTATTTGAAACTTCTGTAGATCCTATAAATTCTATCTTTCCAAACGGAAGGATGTCGTTCGTCTTGAAAGACTAAATTCAATTCGATTCTTTTTCCAAAAGGGGTTTCTCTTCGGCTGCAATAAATAATTTCCAATCTATTCCCGTTTTCGATATCGCGGATCGGTTGGATAAAGAGAGGAAGTTCTTTTTGTGAACATTCCAAGTTTGGGGAAAACGTAGGAAGTTGGTTCTTTGTATAAGAACATCCGATAGAAAAGAAAACGGAGAATCCGAATCGCAAAAGTCGATTTGCAAACATAGGTTCGTGTTTTACAATCGGTAGGTTTCGAGTCAAACCTGAAAAAATGGATGAAGTTTCGAAGGGCGGAGGAAAATTGACGGAGATGTTACCGGAATTCAAAACAGATGATCCAGAAGGAACTAAAAATTCGATCTTAAAAAAGATCGGAAAGATTCGGGAGGAACTTCCGATTCTCCTTGGAAAAAAGGAAAGAACTTACGATCGCGTCATTCGTCCTTTGAATGATCTTGTGCAAGAGATGCAGATTGAGTTCACGGTTCTTGCCCATCTCAACAGTGTAAAAAATTCCGAGCAAATCCAGGCTCTTTATGCCGAGGTACTTCCCGAAATCACCGCTTTTTATTCCGACTTGGGCCAAAACGAGGAATTGAATCTCGTATATCAGGAAATTTTAAAAAATGAAAACGATACCTTGAACGTTCCTCAAAAAAAGGTATTACAGGACGCCGTCACGCAGTTTAAGTTGAGCGGAATCGGACTTCCACCGGAAATTAAAAAAAGAATTCAGGAGATTCAGGTTCGTCTTTCCGATCTGGGCAATCAGTTTTCTCAGAATCTGCTGGATGCGACTAATTCCTTCGAACTCGTTTTGGATCGTCTTGAGGATGTGGAAGGAATTCCCGAATCGGATTTGAACGCGGCTAAAACGCAGGACGGAAAATATCGTTTCACACTTCATATGCCGAGTTACATGGCGTATATTACCCACGGTCCGAATCGATCTATTCGAGAATCCTTATATAAGGCTTATACTACGAGGGCGCCTCAAAACGGAAAACTGATTGAGGACATACTTTTGTTAAGGAACGAACTTGCAAAACTGCTTGGTTATCGTCATTACGTGGAACTTTCTTTGGCGACCAAGGTAGCCGATTCCGAGAAGACGGTTTTGAAATTTTTGAGGGATCTTGCAAAACAAGTGAGGTCGATCGCGGAAAGGGAATTTGTCGATCTTTCGAATTTTGCGAAGACCTTGGGGATAGATTCTCTTCGGGCTTACGATGCTGCATTTGTGAGCGAGAAATTGATGAAATCCAGATTCGATTTCGACGAAGAGGAAACCCGTCCTTATTTTGAGAAAGAAAGCGTCGTTTCCGGAACATTCCAATTTTTGAATAAACTTTTCGGATTGGAATTTCGTAAAACGTCCGCTCAGGTTTGGGAGGAAAAAGTTCAGGTATACGACCTTTATCGATCGGGGAAACTTCTCTCCCGGTTGTATTTGGATTTTGAATCCCGCAAAGACAAACAAGGCGGGGCTTGGATGCACGATTGGCATTCTAGAAATCGAATCGCGAATGAGGAAGTTCTTCCGACGGCGTTCGTAGTTTGTAATTTTCCGGTTTCTACGAAAGATTCACCTTCTCTTTTAAAGCATAGGGACGTGGTCACTTTTTTCCACGAGATGGGGCACGCGCTACATCATCTTTGTACGAAAATCGAAGAACCTCCGGTCAGTGGAATCAGCGGTGTCGAGTGGGATGCGGTAGAATTTCCTTCCCAATTTTTGGAAAATTTCGCGACTGAAGCGGGAGTTCTGAAGATATTCGGAAGACATTATAAGACCGGAGAAACGATTCCGGATTCTATGATCGCGAAACTTAAGGAGACTAAAAACTTTCTTTCCGCAATGGGGATCGTAAGACAACTCGAATTCTCTCTTTTCGACATTCTCATTCACGAAAAAAATTATACCGAAGAAGACGTACATTCCATTCTTCAGAATGTTCGCAAAGAAGTTGCGGTAGTGATTCCGCCTGAATACAATCGTTTTCAAAACGGATTTTCCCATATCTTTGCCGGAGGTTATGCCGCGGGATATTATAGTTATAAATGGGCCGAAGTGATGAGTGCGGACGCCTTTTTCGCGTTTGTCGACAAAGGAATCTTTGATCCGGAACTTTGTAACGCATATTTTACGGAAATCTTGGAAAAGGGAGGAAGTGAAAACGCGATGGTTCTTTTCAGACGACTTTTAGGAAGAGATCCGGAAGTCGGATCTCTTCTCAAACTTTACGAACTAAAAGAAAGTTATTAGGAAAGACTTTTCCTGAAATTTTGGAGGAGAGTTTCCTTTCCCGCCAGGAGAACTTCGACCTGATCCTGGTCGATGTTATAAACGACATTACTGCGAAGTGCGTCTTTGAATTCAT
The nucleotide sequence above comes from Leptospira weilii. Encoded proteins:
- a CDS encoding MaoC family dehydratase — encoded protein: MTKVPNKPFAELAPSTAVSKDQVKRNIYGRYLEEFTEGEIFEHPREITIDRAFAQEFATTFMDANPLFLSAAYAKAHGFQDMLVSSLQVFNIALSLGVQNDSEKALANLGYYNVQFLKPVYPEDTLSAKTKILKVDDKGTDKPGIVSVRTICLNQKKELVLQYERKIMIYRSNGKPKGNPKPVIKEAFFPETDAPVIELPSLKFPTEFKSATWPDTFFENFKPGQIYIHQNGRTITDEHFPWTYRVGNTHPLHYDKLYSSGISGPMGGEPVVYGGLVFAWLCGMASRDITENMIWDLGFTEGYHTQPSFSGDTVTAITRILSVEDRGNDFGIPTGAVHLQIIGLKNIKANDAFDKFGEDLFLKENDKKKHGKEKLPEKIFEIERKILVKKKG
- a CDS encoding crotonase/enoyl-CoA hydratase family protein is translated as MSSELILSEKKGHVLHIIINRPEERNAFNVDMLYALSRAYDQLEADSDIRVGLVYANGKHFTLGLDLKNVAEFLKKQKRFPLPPESVNPWGTTGKTKTKPVVVAVHGMCITLGIELMLASEIRIAAKRTLFAQVEVQRGIFPFGGGTMRWPVQCGWGNAMKYILTGETFESEEALRIGLVQEVVEKNELIERGIQLAEKIAAQAPLGVYATLKSSLDSVIHGESKAAKDLFPQLLALMETKDAEEGLASFVEKRPAVFQGQ
- a CDS encoding M3 family metallopeptidase — encoded protein: MLPEFKTDDPEGTKNSILKKIGKIREELPILLGKKERTYDRVIRPLNDLVQEMQIEFTVLAHLNSVKNSEQIQALYAEVLPEITAFYSDLGQNEELNLVYQEILKNENDTLNVPQKKVLQDAVTQFKLSGIGLPPEIKKRIQEIQVRLSDLGNQFSQNLLDATNSFELVLDRLEDVEGIPESDLNAAKTQDGKYRFTLHMPSYMAYITHGPNRSIRESLYKAYTTRAPQNGKLIEDILLLRNELAKLLGYRHYVELSLATKVADSEKTVLKFLRDLAKQVRSIAEREFVDLSNFAKTLGIDSLRAYDAAFVSEKLMKSRFDFDEEETRPYFEKESVVSGTFQFLNKLFGLEFRKTSAQVWEEKVQVYDLYRSGKLLSRLYLDFESRKDKQGGAWMHDWHSRNRIANEEVLPTAFVVCNFPVSTKDSPSLLKHRDVVTFFHEMGHALHHLCTKIEEPPVSGISGVEWDAVEFPSQFLENFATEAGVLKIFGRHYKTGETIPDSMIAKLKETKNFLSAMGIVRQLEFSLFDILIHEKNYTEEDVHSILQNVRKEVAVVIPPEYNRFQNGFSHIFAGGYAAGYYSYKWAEVMSADAFFAFVDKGIFDPELCNAYFTEILEKGGSENAMVLFRRLLGRDPEVGSLLKLYELKESY
- the lsa23 gene encoding surface adhesion protein Lsa23 — protein: MNSGNISVNFPPPFETSSIFSGLTRNLPIVKHEPMFANRLLRFGFSVFFSIGCSYTKNQLPTFSPNLECSQKELPLFIQPIRDIENGNRLEIIYCSRRETPFGKRIELNLVFQDERHPSVWKDRIYRIYRSFKYGRHKDIETIRLQFSKSGELSTVHLKNVYSGKQKFAEDPVYHFDSVLKSEQLMRENQKNVLFINTWNHMFSEKDSNPELPKKQLDSVELRTGSREELDLFFSEK